In Patescibacteria group bacterium, a single window of DNA contains:
- the trmD gene encoding tRNA (guanosine(37)-N1)-methyltransferase TrmD: protein MQFDIITIFPKIFDSYFSESILSRAQKKNLIKINIHNLRDYTLDKHSKVDDKPYGGGQGMILQVEPFYRAITSLKSKVKNISPKSKVKNNNSKSKIIMLTPAGKTLDQKMAMRLSKLDNIILLCGRYEGFDARIDKFVDEKISIGNYVLSGGELPAMVLVEAVTRLIPGVLGHEHSALDDTFSVDKDYVEYPQYTRPEKFQIPNPKQITNSKLQTLKTTTLSVPKVLLSGDHEKIEEWKKKHVKIKK from the coding sequence ATGCAATTCGATATAATAACAATTTTTCCAAAGATATTTGATTCATATTTCTCTGAATCTATTTTGTCGCGCGCACAAAAGAAAAATTTGATTAAAATTAATATTCATAATTTACGTGATTATACTTTAGATAAACACAGCAAAGTTGATGATAAACCATACGGAGGCGGGCAGGGCATGATTTTGCAAGTTGAGCCTTTTTATCGAGCGATTACTAGTCTAAAATCTAAAGTCAAAAATATTTCTCCTAAATCTAAAGTCAAAAATAACAACTCGAAATCTAAAATCATCATGTTAACTCCGGCTGGCAAGACACTTGATCAGAAAATGGCGATGAGATTGTCTAAACTTGATAATATTATTTTGTTATGCGGAAGATATGAAGGTTTTGATGCTCGCATAGATAAATTTGTTGATGAAAAAATTTCAATAGGTAATTATGTTTTATCTGGTGGAGAATTGCCTGCTATGGTTTTGGTTGAAGCTGTGACAAGATTGATTCCTGGTGTTTTGGGACATGAACATTCTGCTCTTGATGATACTTTTTCTGTTGATAAAGATTATGTGGAGTATCCACAATATACTAGACCTGAAAAATTCCAAATCCCAAATCCCAAACAAATTACAAATTCCAAATTACAAACTTTAAAAACTACGACTCTTTCTGTACCTAAAGTTTTATTGTCTGGCGATCATGAAAAAATTGAAGAATGGAAAAAAAAACACGTTAAAATTAAAAAATAA
- a CDS encoding KH domain-containing protein, with protein sequence MAEKAHDQEFVEYIVKSLVDAPDKVKTNRTVDEMGVLITLDVDAADMGQIIGRQGQTAKAIRTLLKVVGAKNNARVNLKINEPEGSERTRKPAATAPKAEEASSDVVEDLKL encoded by the coding sequence ATGGCAGAAAAAGCACACGATCAAGAATTCGTAGAGTACATTGTCAAATCATTAGTTGATGCTCCTGACAAAGTAAAGACAAATAGAACAGTTGACGAAATGGGTGTATTAATCACTCTAGACGTTGATGCAGCTGACATGGGCCAAATCATTGGTCGCCAAGGTCAGACAGCAAAAGCAATCAGAACTTTATTAAAAGTTGTTGGTGCTAAAAACAACGCTCGCGTTAACTTGAAGATCAATGAACCAGAAGGTTCTGAAAGAACAAGAAAACCAGCTGCAACTGCTCCAAAAGCAGAAGAAGCTAGTTCAGATGTAGTTGAAGATCTAAAACTATAA